The Rhododendron vialii isolate Sample 1 chromosome 1a, ASM3025357v1 region ATTGCCATTCTCTATCACAGGAGAATAACCTGCTGCCCACTCTGGAACGGTGTTGACGGTAAAGTCATTATCATGCAGTCACGAACTTCGTTTTCTTTAGCTGACCTGCTGCACTCTATGCAACGGTGTTGACTCCTCAAATCCCTGTTTTACCCTTGGAAGGAGACCCTGATGTTTAACAACAAAGAAGAATCTATCTCCAAACAAAACTAACCATCCATTGCTGCAAGCAAGAAGCTCTTCCCAACATCTGTAAATGACTTCCACACCCGTATCAGTTTTTTTTCTGATACTTGTATATGTTTGCTTCAATCCCGTAGCCATGGCAGAAGATGAAAACCAGTTCGTGTACAATGGCTTCAATGGAACCCGTATTCACCTTGATGGGGCTGCAAAAATCCATTCCAATGGTCTTTTGCAGCTAACCAACACTTCAAGGGGTCAAATCGGTCGTGCTTTCTACCAACATCCCATAGGATTCAATACATCTTCATCCACGTTACCGCAAGATCATTCATTTTCCACCCATTTTGTGTTTGCCATAGTTCCTGAGAGAAAAAATCATAGTTGGAATGGAATGGCCTTTGTCATCTCACCATCTATGGACTTCACCCATGCCCTAGGAAGCCAGTATCTTGGGCTCCTCAATTCTTCTGATAATGGCCTCCTTTCCAACCATCTGTTGGCAATTGAGCTGGATACCCTAATGAATCCTGAATTCTACGATATAAATGATAACCATGTTGGAATTGATGTTAATAGCTTAGCATCAAATGTATCTGCTACTGCCATGTATTACTCTAATAGGGAACAAATTAACCAGAGCTTGCAGCTTGTCAGTGGGAGTCCAATGCACGTTTGGATAGAGTATGATGGGTTTGAGAATGTACTCAATGTTACACTAGCTCCTATTACAAGCCCAAAACCAAATCAGTCTCTTCTGTCAACACACATCAATCTTTCTTCAATTCTGTTGGATTCCATGTATGTTGGTTTCTCCGCTTCTACAGGATTATTTACAGGGAACCACTATATTCTTGGTTGGAGCTTCAATAAAAGTGGTAAAGCACAAGGCCTAGAAATTTCAGAGCTTCCTTCACTTCCTCATCAAAGAAAACCCTTTCTAGGATCTACAGGTCTAGGAATTACAGTGTCAATGACAATAGTAGTCATTGGGCTGACTATCACAATTGCAGGGACATTTTACGTGTTGAGGAGGAAAAAGTACGAAGAAATACGTGAAGATTGGGAAAGGGAATATGGCCCTCATAGGTTTTCATATAAGGATCTCTTCAAAGCTACCAGAGGTTTCATAGACGAAGAACTTCTTGGAGCTGGAGGTTTCGGTAAGGTTTATAGAGGAATACTTCCCTCTTTGAAGGAACAAGTTGCAGTTAAGAAAGTCTCCCATGATTCAAAACAAGGGATGAAGGAGTTTGTGGCTGAAATTGCTAGCATTGGAAGGCTACGGCACAGGAACTTGGTGCAGCTCCTTGGCTACAGCCGGCGAAAGAGAGAGCTGCTCTTGGTCTATGATTATATGCCTAATGGAAGCCTTGACAAGTTCCTATTTAGCAATGAAAAGCCAATCCTCGACTGGGCACAACGTTATCGTATCATCAGA contains the following coding sequences:
- the LOC131316605 gene encoding L-type lectin-domain containing receptor kinase SIT2-like gives rise to the protein MTSTPVSVFFLILVYVCFNPVAMAEDENQFVYNGFNGTRIHLDGAAKIHSNGLLQLTNTSRGQIGRAFYQHPIGFNTSSSTLPQDHSFSTHFVFAIVPERKNHSWNGMAFVISPSMDFTHALGSQYLGLLNSSDNGLLSNHLLAIELDTLMNPEFYDINDNHVGIDVNSLASNVSATAMYYSNREQINQSLQLVSGSPMHVWIEYDGFENVLNVTLAPITSPKPNQSLLSTHINLSSILLDSMYVGFSASTGLFTGNHYILGWSFNKSGKAQGLEISELPSLPHQRKPFLGSTGLGITVSMTIVVIGLTITIAGTFYVLRRKKYEEIREDWEREYGPHRFSYKDLFKATRGFIDEELLGAGGFGKVYRGILPSLKEQVAVKKVSHDSKQGMKEFVAEIASIGRLRHRNLVQLLGYSRRKRELLLVYDYMPNGSLDKFLFSNEKPILDWAQRYRIIRGVASALLYLHEEWDQVVLHRDVKASNVLLDADLNGRLGDFGLARLYDHGATLETTHVVGTIGYLAPELSRTGKATTSTDVFAFGAFILEVACGRRPIEPQQSPDKVVVVDWVFEKLKEGAILETSDPRLGGDYLEEEMELVLKLGLLCSKSDSATRPSMWQVMQYLDGDVRLPEIILDSTSIGTIGFCNEALSEFVMSFPSSIAKSSAPSISSTESILTSGR